One Cohnella candidum genomic region harbors:
- a CDS encoding septum site-determining protein MinC has protein sequence MAGKSLITIKGVKEGLVFLLDDQSPFEQLLEELEAKLDKHEQQFTGPIVHVFLKLGSRQLGEEDKEKLRSALKRQGNLLVQSIESDPVPPDPDEADRPVLHTMTGIVRSGQTVEYEGHLLLMGDVNPGGTLRCTGDIYVLGALRGTAHAGSEGNENAIIAASLMKPTQLRIADVISRPPDEWTSSEPWMEYAFLRDGAMAIDKMSSLGRHRKEVMQFKGV, from the coding sequence TTGGCCGGCAAATCTCTCATTACGATTAAAGGCGTCAAAGAAGGTTTGGTGTTCCTGCTTGACGACCAATCCCCCTTCGAACAGCTGCTCGAAGAGCTGGAAGCCAAACTCGACAAGCATGAACAGCAATTTACCGGACCGATCGTTCACGTTTTCCTCAAACTCGGTTCCCGCCAATTGGGGGAAGAGGACAAGGAAAAGCTCCGTTCTGCTTTGAAACGCCAAGGAAACCTGCTCGTGCAATCCATAGAAAGCGACCCCGTACCGCCCGATCCGGATGAGGCCGACAGGCCGGTCCTCCATACGATGACCGGGATCGTGCGATCGGGCCAAACGGTCGAATACGAGGGGCATCTTCTGCTGATGGGAGACGTCAATCCCGGCGGCACGCTGCGCTGCACGGGAGACATTTACGTGCTCGGTGCTCTCAGGGGGACCGCGCACGCCGGCTCGGAGGGGAACGAGAACGCGATCATCGCGGCTTCGCTCATGAAGCCGACCCAATTGCGGATCGCAGACGTGATCAGCAGACCGCCGGACGAGTGGACCTCTTCCGAACCTTGGATGGAATACGCGTTCTTGCGCGACGGCGCGATGGCGATCGACAAAATGTCGAGCCTCGGACGCCATCGCAAAGAAGTCATGCAGTTCAAAGGAGTGTAG
- the mreD gene encoding rod shape-determining protein MreD yields the protein MRMNRAVLAGILLVLLENGVVPWLIPSAWSDRLMPHLTFVLMMYVASFGGRHRAFLFGLGFGLLSDVLFYGSLIGPYAFGMGLIGYAAGLVLERRMLTLATLMGVTAMGSVALSTIVYLIYRLFRLTTWPYGFAFYWYIAPSLMLEVLVALALYLPVRKLLLKPAASQAEETAV from the coding sequence ATGAGAATGAACCGGGCCGTCCTGGCCGGCATCCTGCTGGTGCTCCTTGAAAACGGCGTCGTTCCGTGGCTGATTCCGTCCGCTTGGAGCGACCGGCTGATGCCCCATTTGACGTTCGTGCTGATGATGTACGTCGCCAGTTTCGGCGGCCGTCACCGGGCCTTTCTTTTCGGGCTCGGATTCGGCTTGCTGAGCGATGTGCTCTTTTACGGAAGCTTGATCGGTCCTTATGCGTTCGGCATGGGTTTGATCGGATACGCCGCGGGACTGGTGCTTGAACGGAGAATGCTGACGCTCGCGACGCTGATGGGCGTTACGGCCATGGGCAGCGTCGCCCTCAGTACGATCGTATACCTGATTTACCGGTTGTTCCGGCTCACGACTTGGCCTTACGGATTCGCGTTCTATTGGTATATCGCCCCAAGCTTGATGCTGGAAGTGCTCGTCGCCCTCGCCCTCTATTTGCCCGTTCGCAAGCTGCTGCTTAAACCCGCGGCGTCCCAAGCGGAAGAAACGGCGGTTTGA
- the mreC gene encoding rod shape-determining protein MreC, translating to MRNKRLFILMIGLIVFIAVMGFTLGRTRLTWPEKFLNDAVGTVQGALYRPVGAVADFFGDLGRLSDVYKENAQLRQTVAQYARDQAKYNFVEAENERLKDELGFTEKQKQLYQYRYLIAQVVGSSNNPLDKTIKINLGSRDGIKAQMAVTTTDGLVGLVSRVSEFTSTVEPITQLDAESTTGVQIAATVFGKEKDSFGIVDSFDAETGMLQMTKIDENDKMAPGDKVITSGLGNVFPRGVVIGTLVNRQVGDFGLTQKATVAPAADFDHLREVFVVVVPDVNGP from the coding sequence ATGCGGAACAAACGGCTGTTCATCCTGATGATCGGACTGATCGTTTTCATAGCCGTCATGGGCTTTACCCTAGGGCGGACCCGGCTGACCTGGCCGGAGAAGTTCCTGAATGACGCTGTAGGGACGGTGCAGGGAGCGTTGTACCGGCCGGTCGGGGCGGTCGCCGATTTCTTCGGCGACCTCGGCCGGCTTTCCGACGTCTATAAGGAAAACGCGCAATTGCGGCAGACCGTCGCCCAGTATGCGCGGGACCAAGCCAAATACAACTTCGTCGAAGCGGAAAACGAGCGGCTCAAGGACGAGCTCGGGTTTACCGAAAAGCAAAAGCAATTATACCAATACCGTTATTTGATCGCCCAAGTCGTCGGAAGCAGCAATAATCCGCTGGATAAAACGATTAAAATCAACCTCGGTTCCCGCGACGGAATCAAGGCGCAGATGGCCGTTACCACGACCGACGGGCTTGTAGGCCTCGTCAGCCGGGTGTCCGAATTCACGTCGACCGTCGAACCGATCACGCAGCTCGACGCGGAATCCACGACGGGCGTGCAAATCGCGGCCACGGTGTTCGGCAAGGAAAAGGATTCTTTCGGCATCGTCGACTCCTTCGACGCGGAAACCGGCATGCTCCAAATGACCAAAATCGACGAGAACGACAAAATGGCGCCAGGCGACAAAGTCATCACGTCCGGCCTCGGAAACGTGTTTCCGAGAGGCGTCGTGATCGGAACTCTCGTCAACCGCCAGGTCGGCGACTTCGGCCTCACGCAGAAAGCGACCGTTGCTCCGGCCGCCGATTTTGACCATTTGAGGGAAGTGTTCGTCGTGGTCGTTCCGGATGTGAACGGACCTTGA
- a CDS encoding rod shape-determining protein: MFGGFTRDLGIDLGTANTLVFVKGRGIVVREPSVVALRTDTKRIEAVGADAKKMIGRTPGNIVAIRPMKDGVIADFETTATMIKYFMHRAQKKRMFGGHPSVMVCVPSGITAVEKRAVEDATKQAGAREAYTIEEPFAAAIGADLPVWEPTGSMVVDIGGGTTEVAVISLGGIVTSRSIRIAGDEMDEAIISYIKRLYNLMIGERTAEQLKMEIGSAMPLDKLESMEIRGRDLVTGLPKTLAITSDEVSEALADTVNAIVDAVKVTLEKCPPELSADIMDRGIVLTGGGALLRNLDKMLARETGMPVIVAENPLDCVAIGTGRALENIHLFKNKGGGGRGARS, translated from the coding sequence ATGTTTGGAGGATTCACGCGCGATCTGGGGATTGACCTTGGAACCGCGAACACGCTCGTTTTCGTTAAAGGAAGAGGAATTGTCGTCAGGGAACCCTCTGTCGTCGCCCTGCGTACCGATACCAAAAGAATCGAAGCGGTCGGAGCGGACGCCAAGAAAATGATCGGCCGCACGCCCGGCAACATCGTCGCCATCCGTCCGATGAAAGACGGCGTCATCGCCGATTTCGAAACGACCGCGACCATGATCAAGTATTTCATGCACCGCGCGCAGAAGAAGCGGATGTTCGGCGGCCATCCGAGCGTCATGGTTTGCGTGCCTTCCGGCATTACCGCCGTGGAGAAACGCGCCGTGGAAGACGCTACGAAACAGGCCGGCGCCCGCGAAGCCTACACGATCGAAGAGCCGTTCGCGGCGGCGATCGGGGCGGACCTGCCCGTATGGGAGCCGACCGGCAGCATGGTCGTCGACATCGGCGGCGGGACGACGGAAGTGGCCGTGATCTCGCTCGGCGGCATCGTCACGAGCCGTTCCATTCGGATCGCCGGCGACGAGATGGACGAAGCGATCATTTCCTACATCAAACGGTTGTATAACCTGATGATCGGGGAACGCACGGCAGAGCAGCTCAAGATGGAAATCGGCTCCGCCATGCCGCTGGACAAGCTGGAGTCGATGGAAATCCGCGGACGGGATCTGGTGACGGGCTTGCCGAAAACGCTGGCCATTACCTCCGACGAGGTGAGCGAAGCGCTGGCGGATACGGTGAACGCGATCGTGGACGCCGTGAAGGTAACGCTGGAGAAATGCCCGCCCGAGCTGTCCGCCGACATCATGGACCGGGGGATCGTGCTTACGGGCGGCGGTGCGCTGCTCCGCAACCTGGACAAAATGCTCGCGCGCGAAACCGGCATGCCGGTCATTGTGGCCGAAAACCCGCTCGATTGCGTGGCGATCGGGACGGGCCGCGCGCTGGAGAACATCCACCTGTTCAAGAACAAGGGCGGCGGCGGTCGCGGCGCAAGGTCCTAG
- the radC gene encoding RadC family protein → MDSQAYRLRDLPEDERPRERMMRLGAEALSHAELLAILLRTGSRRESAVHLAQRVLQDSGGLRRFAERSWDELTHIPGIGPAKALELQASLELGRRVARSRLPEAALIASPRDAADLLMEELRRLREEHFVVLFLNTKNRVIGRQTLSIGSLNASIVHPREVFRAAIRRSSASILCAHNHPSGDPTPSPEDKQLTRRLAEAGELVGIELLDHIVIGDNRFVSLKELGCL, encoded by the coding sequence ATGGACTCGCAAGCTTACCGGCTCCGTGATTTGCCGGAGGACGAACGACCGAGGGAACGGATGATGCGGCTCGGCGCCGAGGCGCTCAGCCATGCGGAACTGCTCGCCATACTGCTTAGGACCGGCAGCCGCCGGGAGTCTGCCGTTCACTTGGCCCAGCGGGTGCTGCAGGACAGCGGAGGGCTTCGCCGATTCGCCGAGCGCAGCTGGGACGAACTCACCCATATTCCCGGCATCGGTCCCGCCAAAGCGCTGGAGCTGCAGGCTTCCCTCGAGCTTGGCCGCCGCGTGGCCCGTTCCCGCCTGCCGGAAGCGGCGCTCATCGCAAGTCCCCGGGACGCGGCGGACTTGCTCATGGAAGAGCTGCGCCGGCTCCGGGAAGAGCACTTCGTGGTGCTGTTCCTCAATACGAAGAACCGGGTCATCGGCCGGCAGACGCTGTCCATCGGAAGCCTGAACGCCTCGATCGTGCATCCCCGCGAAGTTTTCCGCGCGGCGATCCGGCGGAGCAGCGCCTCCATCTTGTGCGCCCACAACCATCCGAGCGGGGACCCCACCCCGAGCCCGGAAGACAAGCAGTTGACGCGAAGGCTGGCCGAGGCCGGCGAACTGGTCGGCATCGAGCTGCTGGATCATATTGTCATCGGCGATAACCGCTTTGTTAGTTTGAAGGAATTAGGTTGCTTGTAA
- a CDS encoding Maf family protein — MCAAQVPTLILASSSPRRQELVRALGLPVSVRPSQADESTPEGWAPDRIVEELAHRKAKTVWENSLGTQDTPAIVIGSDTIVVIDGDVLGKPKDEADAIGMLTRLAGRSHEVFTGVCCIGLQDGKTSISHRRTVVRMRALSPDQIRRYVASGEPMDKAGAYGIQGLGAVLVDSLEGCYFNVVGLPLSLLAEQLEAFGVSVP, encoded by the coding sequence ATGTGTGCAGCGCAAGTACCGACGCTGATCCTCGCTTCCTCATCTCCCCGCAGGCAAGAGCTCGTGAGGGCGCTAGGCCTGCCCGTGTCCGTAAGGCCCAGCCAGGCGGACGAAAGTACGCCGGAAGGCTGGGCGCCCGACAGAATCGTCGAGGAATTGGCCCATCGTAAAGCCAAGACCGTCTGGGAAAACTCTCTAGGTACGCAGGATACGCCTGCCATCGTCATCGGCAGCGACACGATCGTCGTCATTGACGGCGACGTGCTGGGCAAGCCGAAAGACGAGGCCGATGCGATCGGCATGCTGACCCGGCTGGCCGGGCGTTCCCACGAAGTGTTCACGGGAGTCTGCTGCATCGGCCTTCAGGACGGGAAAACGTCGATCTCTCACCGAAGGACCGTCGTACGCATGCGGGCATTATCACCGGATCAAATCCGGCGCTACGTCGCTTCCGGAGAACCCATGGACAAAGCCGGGGCTTACGGGATCCAAGGCCTTGGGGCCGTGCTCGTCGATTCGCTGGAGGGCTGTTACTTCAACGTCGTGGGCCTTCCGCTCTCCTTGCTTGCCGAACAATTGGAAGCATTCGGCGTTTCCGTTCCCTGA
- a CDS encoding DUF4321 domain-containing protein — translation MKKNGWILLLFIVLGLLAGTLVARWLEAVPGLSFLTRPMSVSLSPSADLAVIKFDLKLRLDLTLMSIAFALAAIWLYRKL, via the coding sequence ATGAAGAAAAACGGCTGGATCCTGCTTCTATTCATCGTACTGGGATTGCTGGCCGGGACGCTCGTCGCTCGGTGGCTGGAGGCCGTACCCGGCTTGTCGTTTCTGACCCGGCCCATGTCCGTCTCTTTGTCGCCTTCCGCGGATCTGGCGGTCATCAAATTCGACTTGAAGCTTCGGCTCGATTTGACTTTGATGAGCATCGCATTCGCCTTGGCGGCGATCTGGCTTTATCGCAAATTGTAA